Proteins encoded together in one Prunus dulcis chromosome 3, ALMONDv2, whole genome shotgun sequence window:
- the LOC117623554 gene encoding CBL-interacting serine/threonine-protein kinase 5-like: protein MQEQELGQQLCPKSPRNILFDKYELGRLLGLGTFAKVYHGRNLITNESVAIKVINKDHIKNEGLMEQIQREICIMHLVRHPHIVELKEVMATKTKIFFVMEHVTGGELFNKVFEGKLKEDVARKYFQQLVSAIEFCHSRGVSHRDLKPENLLLDENGDLKVSDFGLSALPEHHWSDGMLHTQCGTPAYVAPEILRKKGYDGAKADIWSCGVVLFVFLAGYLPFLDENVMRTYTKVFKAEYEFPPWISGEARLLIKKVLVVDPEKRISFQEIMRDPWFQKGSNFPRPIGVPNSIENDQNKKDDRIGNLGRSRSGSITTSTTKYSSSSPPFFNAFEFISSMSSGFDLSNMFEDKRKSGSMFTSKCSASVIMAKLRVVAERLNFRVVSEKEFKVKLQGKKEGRKGKLAVSAELFQVAKEVEVVKFSKLAGDTLEYTKFCEEDVRPALKDIVWTWQGEENECELNKVENLNCY, encoded by the coding sequence ATGCAGGAACAAGAGTTAGGGCAACAGCTGTGTCCCAAGTCACCAAGAAACATTCTATTTGACAAGTATGAGTTGGGAAGGCTTCTAGGACTAGGCACCTTTGCCAAAGTCTACCATGGAAGAAACCTCATCACAAATGAAAGTGTAGCCATCAAAGTGATCAACAAAGACCACATAAAAAACGAAGGCCTCATGGAGCAAATACAGCGCGAAATTTGTATCATGCACTTAGTTCGCCACCCCCACATTGTTGAATTAAAAGAAGTTATGGCCACGAAAACCAAGATCTTCTTCGTTATGGAGCACGTAACGGGCGGTGAATTGTTCAACAAGGTATTCGAAGGGAAACTCAAGGAAGACGTGGCTAGAAAGTACTTTCAACAACTCGTAAGCGCTATTGAATTTTGTCACAGTCGCGGTGTCTCACACCGAGACCTAAAGCCAGAAAACCTTCTTCTGGATGAAAATGGAGATCTGAAGGTCTCCGATTTCGGATTGTCAGCGTTACCAGAGCATCATTGGAGCGACGGTATGCTTCACACGCAGTGTGGCACGCCGGCTTACGTGGCGcctgagattttgaggaaaaaagGTTATGATGGAGCAAAGGCAGACATATGGTCTTGTGGGGttgttctctttgtttttcttgccGGCTACTTGCCATTTCTAGATGAGAATGTGATGAGAACTTATACGAAGGTTTTCAAAGCTGAGTATGAATTTCCACCTTGGATTTCAGGGGAGGCAAGGTTGTTGATAAAAAAGGTTTTGGTTGTTGACCCGGAAAAGAGAATTTCGTTTCAGGAGATAATGAGGGATCCTTGGTTTCAAAAGGGTTCAAATTTTCCTAGGCCAATTGGGGTTCCCAATTCCATTGAAAACgatcaaaacaaaaaggatgatagaattggaaatttgggtAGGTCAAGAAGTGGTAGCATTACTACTAGTActacaaaatattcatcatcaTCTCCACCATTTTTCAATGCTTTCGAATTCATATCGTCCATGTCATCCGGGTTTGACTTGTCGAACATGTTCGAGGACAAGAGGAAATCCGGGTCGATGTTCACGTCCAAGTGCTCTGCCTCCGTGATCATGGCGAAGCTGCGGGTGGTGGCGGAAAGGTTGAATTTTAGAGTGGTGTCTGAGAAGGAATTCAAGGTGAAATTGCAAGGGAAAAAGGAGGGGAGGAAGGGGAAGTTGGCTGTGTCGGCGGAGTTGTTTCAGGTGGCAAAGGAAGTGGAGGTGGTGAAGTTCTCAAAATTGGCCGGTGACACTCTTGAGTACACCAAGTTTTGTGAAGAGGATGTGAGGCCTGCACTCAAGGACATTGTTTGGACTTGGCAAGGTGAAGAAAATGAGTGTGAACTAAATAAGGTTGAAAATCTTAACTGTTATTAA
- the LOC117623408 gene encoding metalloendoproteinase 2-MMP-like: protein MASKSFLSLLLILLSLLSSHATSSETHNNKIPSSPFEFLEHLKGCHKGDKVKGIQDLKKYLGKFGYLSSNNNGHFNDDDFDDQLESAIKTYQINYHLKATGTLDAKTVSNMMMPRCGVADIINGTSSMRSGKQRHPHHHHHGGHTVAHYTFFRGNPKWPASKYHLTYAFLQGTPAEATGPVARAFQTWAANTHFTFSQSNQNPDLTVSFHRGNHGDGAPFDGPGGTIAHAFAPTNGRFHYDADERFSVGAVSGAYDLETVALHEIGHLLGLGHSSVQGAIMYPTISPGVTQQSLHGDDIQGIKALYNA from the coding sequence ATGGCATCAAaatcctttctttctctcctcctcatcctccttTCTCTCCTCTCATCCCATGCAACTTCATCAGAAacccacaacaacaaaatacccTCTTCTCCATTCGAGTTCCTTGAGCATCTCAAGGGATGCCACAAGGGTGACAAGGTAAAAGGCATCCAAGACCTCAAAAAATACCTCGGAAAATTTGGTTACTTAAGCAGCAACAATAATGGCCACTtcaatgatgatgattttgacGACCAATTGGAGTCAGCCATCAAAACTTACCAAATCAATTACCACCTCAAAGCCACTGGAACATTGGATGCCAAAACCGTATCCAATATGATGATGCCACGTTGCGGTGTCGCAGATATCATTAATGGTACCTCCTCCATGCGATCAGGCAAACAAAGGCACCctcaccaccatcaccacggAGGACACACAGTTGCTCATTATACTTTCTTCCGGGGAAACCCAAAATGGCCGGCCTCTAAGTATCACCTCACCTATGCCTTTCTTCAAGGCACCCCAGCTGAGGCCACGGGACCAGTTGCACGTGCTTTTCAAACATGGGCCGCCAACACACACTTCACCTTCAGCCAGAGCAATCAGAACCCCGATCTGACAGTGAGTTTTCACAGGGGTAATCATGGAGACGGAGCTCCCTTTGACGGGCCAGGAGGGACCATAGCCCATGCATTTGCGCCAACAAACGGGAGATTTCACTACGACGCTGATGAGCGGTTTTCTGTGGGCGCCGTGAGTGGTGCTTATGACTTGGAGACTGTGGCTTTGCATGAGATAGGGCACCTTCTTGGGCTTGGGCACAGCTCTGTTCAGGGAGCTATTATGTACCCGACTATAAGCCCTGGAGTGACCCAGCAGAGCTTGCATGGGGATGATATTCAAGGAATTAAAGCTTTATACAACGCTTGA
- the LOC117622007 gene encoding uncharacterized protein LOC117622007, whose translation MCKVFAMTLRGAAQDWFHTLPSGSINSFKELTYVFTKEYTSYRTIKKNPDHLFNLRKKPEESLRDYIKRFKAEKANIVGCDDQIASSAFKKGLPAEHDLYRELTITPSQTLAEVFATAERYALWDDDRIAAKKSTEQEDRPAKRAEQRATGLAAGTKTKDKPWVKRPSPLKGDPDKRDTRKYCAFHATHGHNTNNCFAWKAHLEELVREGHCTEFIARQAIQQIEDRDTAKEPPQKVIRINTILADSEESGLTNKEKKRKIKQATMISQVSTSLSLAEDDPVIGFQKKRLNRP comes from the exons atgtgcaaggtgtttgcaatgactttGCGAGGAGCAGCTCAGGATTGGTTCCATACCCTGCCATCCGGGTCGATCAACAGCTTCAAGGAGCTTACTTACGTCTTCACTAAAGAATACACTTCTTATCGgacgatcaagaagaacccCGACCATCTGTTCAACCTGCGCAAGAAGCCCGAGGAATCCCttcgagattacatcaagaggttcaaagcaGAAAAGGCCAACATCGTAGGGTGCGATGACCAAATCGCATCCTCCGCATTCAAGAAAGGTCTTCCAGCAGAACATGACTTATACCGCGAGCTGACTATCACTCCCAGCCAGACTCTGGCAGAGGTCTTCGCGACCGCAGAACGCTACGCACTCTGGGATGACGATCGAATCGCCGCGAAGAAGTCCACTGAGCAGGAAGATCGACCGGCCAAGCGGGCAGAACAAAGAGCGACAGGCTTGGCAGCAGGGACAAAGACAAAG GACAAACCTTGGGTAAAAAGACCTTCACCCTTGAAAGGAGATCCGGACAAGAGGGATACCAGAAAATATTGTGCCTTCCATGCGACACATGGGCACAATACGAATAATTGCTTTGCTTGGAAAGCGCATCTCGAAGAACTCGTGAGAGAAGGTCATTGCACGGAGTTCATCGCGAGGCAGGCCATCCAGCAGATAGAAGACCGCGATACCGCCAAGGAGCCACCCCAGaaggtcataaggattaacacaATCCTAGCCGACTCCGAGGAGTCTGGACtgaccaacaaagaaaagaagaggaagatcaaacAGGCTACTATGATCTCCCAAGTCTCAACTAGCCTCTCACTGGCAGAAGACGATCCCGTGATCGgcttccaaaaaaaaagacttaatCGGCCTTGA